In one window of Eleutherodactylus coqui strain aEleCoq1 chromosome 10, aEleCoq1.hap1, whole genome shotgun sequence DNA:
- the LOC136580388 gene encoding ribose-phosphate pyrophosphokinase 1, with amino-acid sequence MPNIKIFSGSSHQDLSQKIADRLGLELGRVVTKKFSNQETCVEIGESVRGEDVYIVQSGCGEINDNLMELLIMINACKIASACRVTAVIPCFPYARQDKKDKSRAPISAKLVANMLSVAGADHIITMDLHASQIQGFFDIPVDNLYAEPAVLKWIRENIAEWKTCTIVSPDAGGAKRVTSIADRLNVDFALIHKERKKANEVDRMVLVGDVKDKVAILVDDMADTCGTICHAADKLLSAGATKVYAILTHGIFSGPAISRINNACFEAVVVTNTIPQEEKIRHCSKIQVIDISMILAEAIRRTHNGESVSYLFSHVPL; translated from the exons ATGCCGAACATCAAGATCTTCAGCGGGAGCTCCCACCAGGACTTGTCCCAGAAAATCGCTGACCGCCTGGGGTTGGAACTGGGGCGAGTGGTCACCAAAAAGTTCAGCAACCAGGAGACGTG TGTTGAGATCGGAGAGAGCGTGCGAGGAGAAGATGTCTACATCGTCCAGAGTGGCTGTGGGGAGATAAACGACAACTTGATGGAACTTCTCATCATGATAAACGCCTGCAAGATAGCGTCCGCCTGCCGGGTCACTGCGGTCATACCTTGCTTCCCATACGCACGACAGGACAAGAAGGACAAG tCAAGAGCTCCAATCTCTGCTAAGCTTGTTGCTAATATGCTGTCTGTAGCTGGGGCTGACCATATCATCACCATGGACCTTCATGCCTCCCAGATCCAG GGTTTCTTTGATATTCCTGTGGATAACTTATACGCTGAACCTGCTGTCTTAAAGTGGATTCGAGAAAACATTGCAGAATGGAAAACCTGCACCATAGTGTCACCAGACGCCGGCGGTGCCAAGAG AGTTACATCAATCGCTGACCGACTGAATGTTGACTTTGCGTTAATACACAAGGAAAGGAAAAAGGCCAACGAGGTGGACCGCATGGTTCTGGTGGGGGATGTGAAGGATAAAGTGGCGATTCTAGTTGATGACATGGCCGACACCTGTGGAACCATCTGTCATGCAGCAGATAA ACTTCTGTCTGCTGGAGCCACTAAAGTCTATGCAATACTGACACATGGTATATTTTCTGGCCCTGCCATCTCTCGGATCAACAACGCATGTTTTGAAGCTGTGGTGGTGACAAATACTATACCTCAAGAGGAGAAGATCAGACATTGTTCTAAAATTCAG GTCATCGACATCTCTATGATCTTGGCAGAAGCCATTCGACGAACACACAATGGGGAGTCTGTCTCTTACCTGTTCAGCCATGTTCCTTTATAG